A window of the Lolium perenne isolate Kyuss_39 chromosome 7, Kyuss_2.0, whole genome shotgun sequence genome harbors these coding sequences:
- the LOC139833998 gene encoding uncharacterized protein gives MRTKQPTCLVDAQKLAGRVAALSRFIPRLGDKATPLYRLLKKSKSFEWTEEAQRALEELQHALQNAPILAAPLPQETMLLYVAASNRAISAVMVVERKEEGKEQLIQRPVYYISEALIDSKQRHPSVRAPRELDIAEPPAPDSILVALASDSDDWTEPYLSYLERQVLPMDETEARAIVRRCKSFTIINKELYKRSVSGVFQRCVGADEGRKILRDIHAGDCGHHAGARSIVAKAFRHGFYWPTAHEDAVALVRSCAGCQKYASQSHMPGSALKTIPLTWPFAVWGLDMVGKFKTAPGGYTHLLVAVDKFTKWVEAKPIKKCDGKTTTKFLHELIYRSTGFTPFFLVYGAEAVMPTDIAYDLPRVTNYAEEDNERARQDDIDLLDEAGDLNG, from the exons ATGCGAACCAAGCAGCCAACCTGCCTGGTCGACGCTCAAAagctcgccggccgggtcgcagccctcagtcgcttcatacccaGACTCGGTGACAAGGCCACGCCACTCTACCGCCTGCTCAAGAAGTCGAAATCGTTCGAGTGGACAGAAGAGGCACAGCGGGCCCTGGAAGAGCTCCAACACGCCCTGCAGAATGCCCCCatcctcgcggccccgctacCACAAGAAACTATGCTCCTATATGTCGCCGCGTCGAATCGCGCGATAAGCGCGGTCATGGTCGTGGAGCgcaaggaagaaggaaaagagcaGCTGATACagcgcccggtctactacatcagcgaggccTTAATCGACTCCAAGCAACG ccacccctcggtgcgcgcacctCGCGAGCTGGACATCGCCGAGCCTCCTGCGCCAGACTCCATCCTAGTCGCCCTCGCCTCCGACAGCGACGACTGGACGGAACCATACCTAAGCTACCTCGAACGCCAGGTGCTGCCAATGGATGAAACTGAGGCACGAGCGATCGTACGCAGGTGCAAGTCTTTCACCATTATCAACAAAGAGTTATACAAGCGCAGCGTTTCGGGGgtattccagcggtgcgtcggcgCTGACGAAGGACGCAAGAtcctgcgcgacatccacgcaggggactgtggccaccacgcaggcgcgcgCTCAATCGTCGCCAAAGCCTTCCGTCATGGCTTCTATTGGCCAACAGCCCATGAAGACGCAGTCGCGCTCGTCCGCTcgtgcgccgggtgccaaaagtatGCAAGCCAATCGCACATGCCGGGATCAGCActgaagaccatccccctcacctggccattcgccgtttgggGCCTGGACATGGTAGGGAAATTCAAAACAGCCCCCGGCGGGTACACTCACCTCTTAGTCGCGGTagacaaattcaccaaatgggtagaagcaaaacCCATCAAGAAGTGCGACGGAAAGACAACCACCAAGTTCCTACACGAGCTTATCTACCG GTCGACCGGCTTCACGCCCTTCTTTCTGGTGTACGGTGCCGAGGCGGTCATGCCCACGGACATTGCCTACGACTTGCCACGGGTCACcaactacgccgaagaagacaacgagcgcGCTCGCCAAGACGACATTgacctcctcgacgag GCTGGTGACTTGAACGGCTAA